A genomic stretch from Physeter macrocephalus isolate SW-GA chromosome 12, ASM283717v5, whole genome shotgun sequence includes:
- the LOC102993388 gene encoding putative CENPB DNA-binding domain-containing protein 1, which produces MSRSKRKCSSDIAGTAKKRQAITIERKVNIIERVEQGEKMVDVACSYNMNLSTIGTILKNKDKDHGTCEVSCANDVDNNIEEVWKSDGGDGEISQFLDQDQDQHQHQVLISLMMIQEKAKRIYEDLNKKHGEESEGASFNAIRGWFHWFQARANLHNIKVSECRYRSCPGIS; this is translated from the coding sequence atgtccagaagcaagcgtaaATGCAGCAGTGAtatagctggtactgctaagaagcgccaagCGATAACAATTGAAAGAAAAGTGAatataattgagagagtggagcaagGTGAAAAGATGGTAGACGTCGCTtgttcttataacatgaatcttTCAACCATTGGCAcgattctaaagaacaaggacaaagatcatggaacatgtgaagtctcCTGTGCCAATGATGTAGACAACAATATTGAAGAAgtgtggaaaagtgatggaggagatggagaaatttCTCAGTTTTTGGATCAGGATcaggatcagcatcagcatcaaGTCCTGATCAGCTTAATgatgattcaagagaaagctaaaaggaTTTATGAAGACTTAAATAAGAAACATGGTGAAGAATCAGAGGGCGCATCTTTTAATGCCATCCGTGGCTGGTTTCATTGGTTCCaggctagagccaaccttcacaaCATAAAAGTAAGTGAGTGCAGATACCGTAGCTGCCCGGGAATTTCCTGA